The following DNA comes from Halobacillus litoralis.
GGGATGGCCTTTTCAGTTATAGGGGCTGTTTTAATCGAGCGCTTAAGAAAAGTGTACAAGCATTACGAAGAGCTGGCGATTCCGATCATCCTGTCTGGCGGGATTGGTTTAGGAGTGATTTTGATTTCTCTGGCCGACGGTTTCAACACGGACTTATTCAGCTATTTATTCGGAAGTGTAACCGCTGTGAGCCGGTCGAATATGTGGACCGTTTTAATCATTACTTCAATCGTATTGTTGATCGTCCTCTTGTTTTATAAAGAACTGTTTGTCTTATCGTTTGACGAGGAACACGCATCGATTTCAGGTGTCAGTGGACGTTGGGTTCACCTTTTATTTATTTTGATGGTAGCTTTAGTGATTGCTTCCTCTATGCAAGTGGTAGGAATCCTGCTGGTTTCGGCATTGATGACTTTGCCGGTAGCTTCTGCTTTACGCCTTTCTACAAGTTTTAAGCAGACGATCGGATTATCTGTATTATTCGGTGAAACCTCTGTCATTATCGGTTTGTTTTCGGCTTATCACCTCAGCGTACCACCTGGGGGCACGATTGTTATGACAGCGATTCTCATTCTGATTTTGACTATAGCTTACAAAAAAGTGAGTACACAATTCTCGATAAAGGGTGAAGCATTATGAACTTGAATACAGCTATCCAAAAGCTAAAAGAAAAAGGGTATAAGCACACCAGACAGAGAGAACGGATGCTGGAAATTTTTGTTAATCAAGACCAATATATCGCTGCAAAAGAAGTTCTGAAAATGATCCAGGAAGATTTTCCGAGTGTAAGTTTCGATACGGTATATAGAAATTTATACCTTTTGACAGATGAGGATCTACTGGAAGCGACAGAGCTTCACGGGGAGAAACATTTCCGTCTGGCCTGCACTTCCAACGGCCATCATCACCATTTCATCTGTACGTTTTGCGGGAAAACCAAAGCTGTCGAGTTCTGCCCTATGCAAACCATGGATGATAAATTGGAAGGATACCAGATTGAAAATCACAAATTTGAGATTTACGGGGCATGTCCTCAATGTCAGTAAGCCGGTGTAATTTAACCGGCTTTTTTTAGAAGATCAAAAAGTAATCAGTACTATTTACAATTAGTAACCATTACGATATAATCGTTGAGAAATGAAAAGGGGGAGAAGAATGTTTAAAAGAACTTTAGGCATAATCAGTCTAGCTGCTCTCATTTTTGTGTTAGCTGCATGTTCAGATAAAGAGGATAATAGCAGTGAAAACTCAAGTGAAGATTTAAAAATATTTACAACAGTCTATCCTATGCAGTTTTTTGCTGAGCAGATCGCAGGAGACCAGGCTTCCGTAGAATCGATCTTGCCAGCTGGATCAGACCCACATACTTATGAACCGACGAGCAA
Coding sequences within:
- a CDS encoding metal ABC transporter permease, which gives rise to MFESFFQYEFLQNAAITGILIGLVAPLLGVFIVVRRLSLIADALSHITLTGIAASLLLEKRVSGINDWNPVYMGMAFSVIGAVLIERLRKVYKHYEELAIPIILSGGIGLGVILISLADGFNTDLFSYLFGSVTAVSRSNMWTVLIITSIVLLIVLLFYKELFVLSFDEEHASISGVSGRWVHLLFILMVALVIASSMQVVGILLVSALMTLPVASALRLSTSFKQTIGLSVLFGETSVIIGLFSAYHLSVPPGGTIVMTAILILILTIAYKKVSTQFSIKGEAL
- a CDS encoding Fur family transcriptional regulator; its protein translation is MNLNTAIQKLKEKGYKHTRQRERMLEIFVNQDQYIAAKEVLKMIQEDFPSVSFDTVYRNLYLLTDEDLLEATELHGEKHFRLACTSNGHHHHFICTFCGKTKAVEFCPMQTMDDKLEGYQIENHKFEIYGACPQCQ